In Paraflavitalea devenefica, the following are encoded in one genomic region:
- a CDS encoding DUF4870 domain-containing protein, which produces MSQQTNSFLGSEEQPLAPPTSDERTMAILSHVLCLVVGFWAPLIIYLIKKDESKFIAAHAKESLNFQITCTLVVILLVITIIGILLVWVLAILAVVLIIIATIRASENKLYRYPLNIRFIK; this is translated from the coding sequence ATGAGTCAGCAAACCAACTCATTCCTGGGCAGCGAAGAGCAGCCCTTAGCTCCACCAACGTCTGATGAGCGTACGATGGCTATACTAAGCCACGTATTGTGCCTCGTAGTTGGTTTTTGGGCGCCATTGATCATTTACCTGATCAAGAAAGATGAATCAAAATTTATAGCAGCCCATGCCAAGGAATCCCTGAATTTCCAGATTACCTGTACCCTTGTGGTAATCCTGCTGGTCATCACGATCATAGGGATATTGCTGGTTTGGGTGTTGGCCATTTTAGCGGTCGTATTAATTATAATCGCTACCATCAGGGCCAGTGAAAACAAACTGTACCGTTATCCCCTGAATATACGGTTTATAAAATAG
- the mdh gene encoding malate dehydrogenase has translation MKVTVVGAGAVGATCADNIARKELATELVLLDIKEGLAEGKAQDMMQTATLLGFDTRITGSTNDYSKTAGSDVVVITSGLPRKPGMTREELIGTNAGIVKGVCDNILKYSPDTIIIVISNPMDTMTYLAQTATGLPKNRIIGMGGTLDSARFKYQLSQHLGCSPADLNAVVVGGHGDTTMIPLIRFATWNSVPVTKFLSEEQQKQIIADTMVGGATLTKLIGTSAWYAPGAAGAALVESIVRDEKKLFTCCVSLNGEYGQKDICLGVPVTIGRNGWEKIVDFGLNADEQALFNKSADAVRNMNDVLKTL, from the coding sequence ATGAAAGTAACCGTTGTGGGTGCAGGCGCTGTAGGTGCAACCTGTGCCGATAATATTGCCCGTAAAGAACTGGCTACAGAACTGGTATTACTGGATATTAAAGAAGGATTGGCCGAAGGTAAAGCCCAGGACATGATGCAGACCGCTACCCTGCTGGGCTTTGATACCCGTATTACCGGCAGCACCAATGATTATTCCAAAACCGCCGGTTCCGATGTAGTAGTGATCACATCTGGTCTGCCCCGCAAACCCGGTATGACCCGTGAAGAACTGATTGGCACCAATGCCGGCATTGTAAAAGGTGTTTGTGATAATATTCTGAAGTATTCCCCGGATACGATCATCATTGTGATCAGTAATCCTATGGATACCATGACCTACCTGGCGCAAACCGCTACCGGCCTGCCTAAAAACCGCATTATCGGTATGGGTGGCACACTGGACAGTGCCCGTTTCAAATATCAGTTGAGCCAGCACCTCGGTTGCAGCCCTGCCGACCTGAATGCAGTGGTAGTAGGCGGTCACGGCGATACTACCATGATCCCTCTTATCCGTTTTGCTACCTGGAACAGTGTTCCGGTAACCAAATTCCTGAGTGAAGAACAACAGAAACAAATTATAGCCGATACGATGGTGGGTGGCGCTACACTGACCAAACTCATCGGTACTTCTGCCTGGTATGCACCCGGCGCTGCCGGCGCTGCCCTGGTAGAAAGCATTGTACGTGATGAGAAAAAACTGTTCACCTGCTGCGTATCCTTAAATGGTGAATATGGCCAGAAGGATATCTGCCTCGGTGTTCCTGTAACCATTGGCCGCAATGGCTGGGAAAAGATCGTTGATTTCGGTCTTAATGCTGACGAGCAGGCTTTGTTCAATAAGAGCGCAGATGCTGTAAGGAATATGAATGATGTGCTGAAGACATTGTAA
- a CDS encoding TlpA family protein disulfide reductase — translation MKKWLLALVPVLFALVTVAQSDTAFPYKRFPTVPPISLLQADSSMLTKAQLKKDPVIVMFFSPSCDHCQHQIKDMLKRMNEFKQTQFVLATYQPFEEMVQFIKEYEIDKYPNIKVGRDTKFTLPPFYHIQSLPYLALYNKKGNLVNTWQGNVAVDVLLKALQ, via the coding sequence ATGAAGAAATGGCTTCTTGCATTAGTACCGGTTTTATTTGCATTAGTAACTGTAGCCCAATCAGATACAGCTTTTCCCTATAAACGCTTCCCCACCGTTCCACCCATATCACTGTTACAGGCCGACAGCAGCATGCTCACCAAGGCCCAGTTAAAGAAGGACCCTGTGATCGTGATGTTCTTCAGCCCTTCCTGCGATCATTGCCAGCACCAGATCAAGGATATGCTTAAGAGGATGAATGAGTTTAAGCAAACCCAGTTTGTACTGGCCACCTACCAGCCTTTTGAAGAAATGGTCCAATTCATTAAAGAGTATGAGATTGACAAGTACCCCAATATAAAAGTAGGGCGCGACACTAAGTTCACCCTCCCTCCTTTTTACCATATACAAAGCCTCCCCTACCTGGCGCTATACAATAAGAAAGGGAATCTGGTTAACACCTGGCAGGGTAATGTAGCCGTAGATGTGCTGCTAAAAGCCTTACAGTAA
- a CDS encoding BlaI/MecI/CopY family transcriptional regulator: protein MEKLTPQEEEAMMAVWKAGEGNVKVFLDHMEEPRPPYTTLASTIKNLERKNMLRSRLVGNAYLYTPAMSEEDYKKSFMSGVVKNYFDNSYKELVNFFVEQNKLSPKELQEIIDMIEGKKP, encoded by the coding sequence ATGGAAAAGTTAACACCCCAGGAAGAGGAAGCCATGATGGCTGTGTGGAAAGCTGGTGAAGGCAATGTAAAAGTATTCCTTGATCATATGGAGGAGCCCAGGCCGCCGTATACTACCCTGGCATCCACTATTAAGAACCTGGAACGTAAGAACATGCTCCGCAGCCGGCTGGTGGGTAATGCTTACCTGTATACCCCTGCTATGTCGGAAGAGGATTATAAGAAAAGTTTCATGAGCGGGGTGGTAAAGAACTATTTTGATAACAGCTACAAAGAGCTGGTGAACTTCTTTGTGGAGCAAAATAAACTGAGCCCGAAAGAGCTGCAGGAGATCATTGATATGATTGAAGGAAAGAAGCCTTAG
- a CDS encoding M56 family metallopeptidase produces MQYIIKLSIALPVVYLFYWLLLRRLTFYNWNRWYLLGYSMLCFFIPLINVFDWLQQHGLQNATVISYIPALPVMEKGNAIAATGNTGIDWWMLYVAVITAGCLFMLGRLLVQFLSLRRLRSSAMLLFDGPVKLYHIDKKIIPFSTSSAIYVNRNLHNEQELQEIIRHEFIHVKQRHSFDLWWGEILCVLNWYNPFAWLIRKAIRQNLEFIADHQVLQSGLDRKQYQYLLLKVTGIAPFSIASNFNFSSLKKRIAMMNKNKSANVHLMRFLFMLPLLVVVLLAFRKVAVNNYIASEKKITDTVPASAPKRSKVPNTLKEKGIEQITKKIKENKVYIKFDNGTTKVFDLNKPDEKEAFEEEYGELAPPPPPPLAPRPGRVSVPPAPPVPETAPVAVPTAVPAAPGAPVVSPAAPASVPASPAPVRASGRASIAEVREGAPVAVAAPNVDVAEVAWGTTAPKRIIATADVIEIRPAAMAGVANPVEETTELLEIKNTTTREQLEQLTHELKEKGYTLTLSHVKYNDGALVSLEGSVSNGTAKGNFSGDHFKTLTVRVGKNNTNHFYITVYGGSVSFQ; encoded by the coding sequence ATGCAGTATATCATCAAACTATCCATTGCCTTGCCGGTTGTGTACCTGTTTTACTGGCTGCTGTTGAGAAGGCTTACCTTCTACAACTGGAACCGGTGGTACCTGCTGGGGTATTCTATGCTTTGCTTCTTTATTCCGCTGATCAATGTGTTTGATTGGCTGCAGCAGCATGGCTTACAGAACGCCACTGTTATTAGTTACATACCGGCATTACCAGTGATGGAAAAAGGTAATGCCATAGCCGCAACAGGAAATACAGGGATTGATTGGTGGATGCTATATGTTGCTGTTATTACAGCGGGCTGCCTGTTTATGCTGGGACGTTTGCTGGTCCAATTCCTCTCTTTAAGGCGGTTGCGCTCATCGGCTATGTTGCTGTTCGATGGTCCCGTCAAATTATATCACATCGACAAAAAGATCATCCCGTTTTCCACCAGCTCGGCCATTTATGTGAACCGTAACCTGCACAATGAGCAGGAGCTGCAGGAGATCATACGCCATGAATTCATTCACGTAAAGCAACGTCATTCATTTGATCTGTGGTGGGGTGAAATACTCTGTGTCCTCAACTGGTACAATCCATTCGCATGGCTTATCCGGAAAGCCATCCGGCAAAACCTGGAATTCATTGCCGATCACCAGGTATTGCAAAGCGGATTGGATCGTAAGCAGTATCAATACCTGCTGTTAAAAGTAACAGGGATTGCTCCTTTCAGTATTGCATCCAATTTTAATTTCTCATCATTAAAAAAACGTATAGCCATGATGAACAAAAATAAAAGCGCCAACGTACACCTCATGCGCTTCCTGTTTATGCTGCCTTTACTGGTAGTAGTGCTGCTGGCTTTCCGGAAGGTGGCTGTGAATAATTACATCGCTTCGGAAAAAAAGATAACCGATACAGTACCTGCATCAGCTCCCAAACGGTCTAAGGTGCCCAACACCCTGAAAGAAAAAGGCATTGAGCAGATCACTAAAAAGATAAAGGAAAACAAGGTTTACATAAAATTTGATAACGGCACCACAAAAGTATTTGATCTCAATAAGCCCGACGAAAAGGAAGCATTTGAAGAAGAATATGGTGAGCTGGCGCCTCCTCCGCCACCGCCACTTGCTCCCCGTCCGGGCCGTGTATCCGTTCCTCCTGCGCCCCCTGTACCTGAAACGGCGCCTGTTGCAGTGCCAACGGCTGTGCCTGCTGCACCGGGAGCACCGGTTGTATCACCCGCTGCGCCTGCTTCAGTACCCGCATCGCCGGCTCCTGTAAGGGCGAGTGGCAGGGCATCTATTGCAGAGGTAAGGGAGGGGGCACCTGTTGCGGTGGCTGCGCCGAATGTGGACGTGGCAGAAGTAGCATGGGGCACTACTGCCCCTAAAAGAATTATAGCTACTGCAGATGTTATTGAGATCAGGCCTGCTGCCATGGCCGGTGTAGCCAATCCTGTGGAAGAAACAACTGAATTGCTGGAAATAAAAAATACTACTACCCGCGAACAGTTGGAGCAGCTCACCCATGAATTGAAAGAGAAAGGATATACTTTAACATTGAGTCACGTGAAATATAATGATGGTGCGCTGGTGTCGCTGGAAGGTTCCGTTAGCAATGGTACAGCGAAAGGTAATTTCTCGGGAGATCATTTTAAAACATTAACCGTCCGCGTCGGTAAAAACAATACGAACCATTTCTATATTACCGTATACGGCGGAAGCGTGTCTTTTCAATAG
- a CDS encoding M56 family metallopeptidase, producing the protein MPYIAQYLLKLSISLAVVYLFYALVLRRLTFYTWNRWYLLGYSLLAFFIPFVNISPFLERGDWTNNQVVQLIPLVSNYQGAPATPSGQPDGWTLFLLLLIAGIVIMLIRLLVQYLSFRHIRRSSQLLSGDTVKIYQVDKNIIPFSFGRSIFINQHQHNEEELKEIIRHEFIHVKQRHTVDILWGELLCMLNWYNPFVWLIRKAIRQNLEFIADHKVLEAGLDRKQYQYLLLKVVGAPAFAIASQFNFSSLKKRIAMMNKMRSAKIHLIKFLFVLPLVTILLLAFRNAAINHKALAAIMPATTITMVAEDMKAPTPLVTDTVPRKGKVEHVQADPARTVIITARYDSARYFIDASLNGPGNPYRALLPANVLYFIDGVEQPKGGDVVNNLAPGDIERVDVLKGKSAITLYGEKGTDGVILITTKKGTPAPQPVLPPVKDTIPPQIITLKIDTNKDNKDIQLCSGPFLGVLVVDGEIYDSVRLHELKPENIERMDVLKNAEDVKQYGPKAKYGVIKITTKKRDNKITAAPIPAGTPTQADKLLLKIDARQESNEPF; encoded by the coding sequence ATGCCATACATTGCCCAGTATTTACTAAAACTGTCTATCAGCCTTGCTGTGGTATATCTTTTTTATGCCCTTGTGTTGAGGCGCCTGACATTCTATACCTGGAACCGCTGGTATTTACTGGGTTATTCCCTGCTGGCATTCTTTATCCCTTTTGTAAACATATCGCCCTTTCTGGAACGGGGTGACTGGACTAATAACCAGGTGGTACAACTGATACCTTTGGTAAGTAACTACCAGGGGGCGCCTGCCACACCTTCCGGCCAACCGGATGGCTGGACCCTGTTCCTGTTGCTGCTGATAGCAGGGATCGTCATTATGCTGATACGCCTCCTGGTCCAGTACCTCTCCTTCCGGCATATCCGGCGGTCTTCGCAGTTGTTATCGGGTGATACGGTAAAGATCTACCAGGTTGATAAAAACATCATTCCCTTTTCATTCGGCCGTTCCATCTTTATTAACCAGCATCAGCACAATGAAGAGGAATTAAAAGAGATCATCCGGCATGAATTTATCCATGTAAAGCAACGGCATACAGTGGATATCCTGTGGGGTGAGCTGCTTTGCATGTTAAACTGGTACAACCCTTTTGTATGGCTTATCCGGAAAGCCATCCGGCAAAACCTGGAGTTTATTGCCGATCATAAAGTGCTGGAAGCAGGGCTGGACCGCAAACAATACCAATACCTGCTATTAAAAGTAGTAGGGGCTCCTGCCTTTGCGATTGCCAGCCAGTTCAATTTCTCTTCCCTTAAAAAAAGAATTGCCATGATGAATAAAATGCGCAGCGCCAAAATACACCTGATCAAATTCCTGTTTGTACTGCCGCTGGTGACTATCCTGTTGCTGGCTTTCAGGAATGCTGCTATTAATCATAAAGCCCTGGCAGCCATAATGCCGGCAACAACGATTACCATGGTGGCTGAAGATATGAAAGCGCCCACGCCGCTGGTTACAGATACGGTACCGCGCAAAGGAAAAGTGGAACATGTTCAGGCAGATCCGGCGCGTACCGTGATCATTACTGCCAGGTACGATTCTGCCAGGTATTTTATTGATGCCAGCCTGAATGGGCCCGGTAATCCTTACAGGGCGTTGCTCCCGGCGAATGTGCTTTATTTCATTGATGGAGTTGAGCAACCCAAAGGCGGGGATGTTGTAAACAACCTGGCCCCCGGCGATATAGAACGTGTTGATGTGCTGAAAGGGAAATCGGCAATAACACTGTATGGTGAAAAAGGGACTGACGGGGTCATATTGATCACTACCAAAAAAGGAACACCTGCTCCACAGCCTGTATTGCCGCCGGTAAAAGATACCATCCCTCCCCAGATCATTACCTTAAAAATAGATACCAATAAGGACAATAAAGATATTCAACTATGTTCCGGACCATTTCTGGGGGTCCTTGTAGTGGATGGGGAAATATACGACAGCGTGCGCCTGCATGAACTGAAACCGGAAAATATTGAAAGGATGGATGTATTAAAAAACGCGGAGGATGTAAAACAATATGGACCAAAAGCAAAATACGGAGTGATTAAGATCACCACCAAAAAGAGGGATAACAAGATCACCGCAGCGCCTATACCTGCCGGAACGCCCACCCAGGCAGATAAACTCCTATTAAAGATCGACGCCAGGCAGGAATCAAATGAACCTTTTTAA
- the efp gene encoding elongation factor P — MATTSDISRGMIIKLDGSLYSIVDFGENKTARAAAKVWAKLKGVDNKRSIEKTWNSGDSIHPVRVERKDYQFLYKDDSGYNFMETETFEQIALSEELIDAPQFLKDGQEVSMLINTETEQPMSVELPDKIVLKVTYSEPGVKGDTATRTLKPATVETGATVNVPLFVNEGELIRVNTKTGEYVERVKE; from the coding sequence ATGGCAACTACTTCAGATATCAGCCGTGGCATGATCATCAAACTGGACGGCAGTTTATACTCCATCGTAGATTTCGGAGAGAACAAAACTGCCCGTGCGGCCGCTAAAGTCTGGGCTAAATTAAAAGGTGTAGACAATAAACGCAGCATTGAAAAGACCTGGAACTCAGGCGATAGCATTCACCCGGTACGTGTGGAGCGCAAAGATTATCAGTTCCTGTACAAAGATGACAGTGGTTATAACTTCATGGAAACCGAGACTTTTGAGCAGATTGCGCTGAGCGAAGAATTGATTGATGCTCCGCAGTTCCTGAAAGACGGCCAGGAAGTGTCCATGCTGATCAATACAGAGACCGAGCAACCCATGAGCGTGGAATTGCCCGATAAGATCGTATTGAAAGTAACTTACTCCGAGCCCGGCGTGAAAGGCGATACGGCTACCCGTACGCTGAAGCCTGCCACCGTAGAGACCGGCGCTACAGTCAACGTACCCCTGTTCGTGAATGAGGGAGAACTGATCCGGGTTAACACCAAGACCGGGGAATATGTAGAACGCGTAAAGGAATAG
- the accB gene encoding acetyl-CoA carboxylase biotin carboxyl carrier protein, giving the protein MDFKQIQELIKMINKSNIGEVTIEEKGFKLTIKQKEEPAQHVIAAPVHAPISMPAVAQSQVASSPAVQSAADKPKAAEPAADNLVTIKSPMIGTFYRSPSPGKPVFVEPGDEVLPGKVVCIIEAMKLFNEIESEVKGRIVKVLVEDASPVEYDQPLFLVEPN; this is encoded by the coding sequence ATGGATTTTAAACAAATTCAGGAGTTGATCAAAATGATCAACAAGTCCAACATCGGTGAAGTGACCATAGAAGAAAAGGGATTCAAATTAACCATCAAACAAAAAGAAGAACCTGCTCAACACGTAATTGCTGCCCCTGTACACGCGCCTATAAGTATGCCGGCGGTTGCCCAATCTCAGGTAGCCTCCTCTCCTGCTGTACAATCTGCTGCAGATAAACCAAAGGCAGCGGAACCTGCTGCTGATAACCTGGTAACCATAAAAAGCCCCATGATCGGTACCTTCTACCGCAGCCCGTCTCCGGGTAAGCCTGTTTTTGTAGAACCGGGCGATGAAGTATTACCGGGTAAAGTGGTATGTATCATAGAAGCCATGAAACTCTTCAACGAAATTGAAAGCGAAGTAAAAGGCCGTATTGTAAAAGTGCTGGTGGAAGATGCTTCGCCTGTAGAGTACGATCAGCCGTTATTTCTGGTAGAACCTAATTAA
- the accC gene encoding acetyl-CoA carboxylase biotin carboxylase subunit — MFKKILIANRGEIALRVIRTCREMGIKTVAVYSTADKDSLHVKFADEAVCIGRAASSDSYLNIPHIMAAAEITNADGIHPGYGFLAENARFAEICGEHNIKFIGPTPEQIRSMGDKITAKETMIKAGVPVVPGGEGLLESLDEAKSLAKEIGYPIILKATAGGGGKGMRVVWNEEEIERAYNTAKAEAGAAFKNDGIYMEKFVEEPRHIEIQVAGDRYGKVCHLSERDCSIQRRHQKLVEESPSPFMTPELRQRMGEAAIKAASAIGYESVGTIEFLVDKHRNFYFMEMNTRIQVEHCVTEEVTNFDLIKEQIKIASGEAISGLNYEPQMHAIECRINAEDPYNDFRPSPGKITVLNQPGGHGIRIDSHVYAGYVIPPYYDSMIAKIIAVARTREEAINTMSRALNEYVIEGVKTTIPFHLQLMKNEDFCKGNFNTKFLDSFKLL, encoded by the coding sequence ATGTTCAAAAAGATATTAATTGCCAATCGTGGAGAGATTGCCCTGCGGGTGATCCGTACCTGTCGGGAGATGGGTATCAAAACAGTGGCGGTATACTCCACGGCTGATAAAGATAGCCTGCACGTAAAATTTGCAGACGAAGCCGTTTGCATTGGCCGTGCAGCCAGTTCCGATTCCTACCTCAACATTCCCCATATTATGGCTGCTGCCGAGATCACCAATGCCGATGGTATCCATCCGGGTTATGGTTTTCTGGCAGAAAATGCCCGCTTTGCAGAGATCTGCGGCGAACATAATATTAAATTCATTGGCCCCACACCCGAGCAGATCCGTTCTATGGGCGATAAGATCACTGCCAAGGAAACAATGATCAAAGCCGGTGTACCGGTAGTGCCGGGCGGTGAAGGATTACTGGAAAGCCTGGATGAGGCCAAAAGCCTGGCCAAAGAAATAGGATACCCCATCATCCTGAAAGCTACTGCCGGCGGTGGTGGTAAAGGCATGCGGGTAGTATGGAATGAAGAAGAAATAGAGCGGGCTTACAATACGGCCAAAGCCGAAGCCGGCGCCGCCTTCAAGAATGACGGTATTTACATGGAGAAGTTTGTGGAGGAGCCCCGCCACATCGAGATACAGGTAGCTGGCGACCGTTACGGTAAAGTGTGCCACCTGAGCGAAAGGGACTGCTCTATACAGCGTCGTCACCAGAAACTGGTGGAGGAGTCGCCTTCCCCTTTCATGACGCCTGAGCTGCGCCAGCGTATGGGTGAGGCTGCTATCAAAGCTGCTTCGGCCATCGGATATGAAAGTGTAGGCACTATCGAGTTCCTGGTAGATAAGCACCGCAACTTCTACTTCATGGAAATGAATACACGTATCCAGGTAGAACATTGCGTAACAGAAGAGGTAACCAATTTTGACCTCATCAAAGAGCAGATCAAAATAGCCTCCGGCGAAGCGATCAGCGGACTGAACTATGAACCACAAATGCATGCCATCGAATGCCGTATCAATGCGGAAGACCCTTACAATGATTTCAGGCCAAGTCCCGGAAAGATCACCGTGCTGAACCAGCCGGGCGGGCATGGCATCCGTATAGATTCACATGTGTATGCAGGATATGTGATACCTCCTTACTACGATTCCATGATTGCCAAGATCATTGCTGTAGCCCGTACCAGGGAGGAGGCCATCAATACCATGAGTCGTGCACTGAACGAATACGTCATTGAAGGCGTAAAAACGACCATTCCTTTCCACCTTCAGTTAATGAAGAACGAAGACTTCTGCAAAGGAAACTTCAATACCAAGTTCCTGGATTCCTTTAAACTATTATAA
- a CDS encoding autotransporter outer membrane beta-barrel domain-containing protein, which yields MPLTKACLFIAFIVSNLYTIAQVRWSGLGGDGQWLTATNWVGNTVPGNGDDVLLDNTVGAGNYVVTLPAGNSTTTVQSLTISPAAGNAIEVVLPNNNTASPGFTCTGSGNALVIHEGGIFRNASGAGSGAPLSMAGAVWIGNGGRYIHNTPRPHVSIVAALATASGTETGIFEFDISNGSPLIAFPGRTFGTLVLSATAAGGAKTYNANGVNHTLIRGDFIIGEGVSFNLDLDDTVFIKGNYEQQGGVFNLGSSDNTVVQINNHFIQSGGVITEDDNGLPVIELNGSNSQSVTASGSISNSVTFKVNNPAGVMLQTPLSLPYKLELTQGKVTTSVINLLTLEAGCTIQADSLSSLSFINGPLQKRGLVAAGQFLFPVGKGNSLRWLSLTNVTGNYTVEFFRDNPKLMSNAYPAIIHHISSIEHWGITADALPAPQAQVKLSFNDPNSGGVTDLSALRVVQLTGGAWTNAGNTGYMGTPGSNGFVTSDPISSFGPSIQYFTLASTSATLNPLLLRQRPYTISGHTTPTALLAPSLTTGFTKLVITARKEEHLHLVITGNTGRVMMTIPVYLQKGGNAIPLNVAMLPAGIYSIMIPGMKEMGFPVRLIKL from the coding sequence ATGCCACTAACCAAAGCCTGTCTGTTTATTGCATTTATTGTCAGCAACTTGTACACCATTGCCCAGGTACGTTGGAGTGGCCTTGGCGGAGACGGCCAATGGCTTACTGCCACTAACTGGGTAGGAAATACAGTTCCGGGGAATGGAGACGATGTACTACTTGATAATACAGTGGGCGCCGGCAATTATGTAGTTACCCTGCCTGCCGGCAATAGCACAACCACTGTTCAATCATTAACGATAAGCCCTGCAGCAGGTAATGCCATTGAAGTGGTACTACCTAATAATAACACAGCCTCTCCCGGCTTTACCTGTACAGGGTCAGGTAATGCGCTTGTCATTCATGAGGGAGGCATTTTCAGGAATGCTTCAGGAGCCGGATCAGGTGCTCCCTTAAGCATGGCAGGCGCTGTATGGATAGGGAATGGCGGGCGTTATATTCACAATACACCAAGACCACATGTAAGTATAGTGGCAGCCCTTGCCACCGCTTCCGGTACAGAAACCGGCATATTTGAATTTGACATCAGCAATGGAAGTCCCCTGATAGCATTCCCAGGGAGAACATTTGGCACCCTTGTCTTATCAGCTACCGCTGCCGGTGGCGCTAAAACCTACAATGCCAACGGCGTGAACCATACACTTATCCGTGGTGATTTTATTATAGGGGAAGGAGTTAGTTTTAACCTTGACCTTGATGATACGGTTTTTATTAAAGGCAATTATGAGCAGCAGGGAGGTGTATTTAACCTGGGAAGCAGTGACAATACTGTAGTACAGATCAATAACCACTTTATTCAATCAGGCGGTGTCATCACAGAAGACGATAATGGCCTGCCTGTTATTGAACTAAACGGCAGCAACTCCCAGTCTGTTACCGCTTCGGGCAGCATCAGCAATAGCGTTACTTTCAAAGTCAATAATCCCGCAGGCGTTATGCTGCAAACGCCCCTTTCTTTACCTTATAAACTGGAACTTACACAAGGGAAGGTAACTACTTCCGTCATTAACCTGTTAACGCTGGAAGCTGGTTGTACTATCCAGGCAGATTCCCTATCGTCACTTAGCTTTATCAATGGCCCCTTGCAAAAAAGAGGTTTAGTGGCCGCTGGTCAATTCCTGTTCCCGGTAGGCAAAGGCAACAGCCTTCGCTGGTTATCGCTGACCAATGTTACCGGCAATTATACGGTGGAGTTTTTCAGAGATAATCCCAAACTGATGAGCAATGCCTACCCTGCCATTATACACCATATCTCTTCTATTGAACACTGGGGTATTACTGCCGATGCCCTGCCAGCCCCGCAGGCGCAGGTAAAGCTATCCTTCAACGATCCTAACAGTGGTGGCGTTACAGACCTTTCTGCGCTACGGGTGGTTCAATTAACAGGCGGCGCCTGGACCAATGCCGGCAATACCGGTTATATGGGAACGCCAGGCTCTAATGGATTTGTTACCAGCGACCCGATCAGTTCATTTGGCCCTTCCATCCAATACTTCACCCTCGCCAGCACATCCGCCACTTTAAATCCCTTGCTGTTACGTCAGCGACCGTACACAATTTCCGGCCATACTACTCCAACAGCGTTGTTAGCGCCCTCCCTTACCACCGGCTTTACAAAACTAGTTATTACAGCCAGGAAAGAAGAGCACCTGCACCTGGTGATCACAGGCAATACAGGCAGGGTAATGATGACAATCCCTGTTTACCTGCAGAAAGGTGGCAATGCCATACCACTGAATGTAGCTATGTTGCCGGCAGGCATTTACTCCATCATGATACCTGGTATGAAAGAAATGGGCTTTCCGGTAAGGTTGATCAAGCTATAA